The sequence GAACCAGTGTCTTGGGAATGTTACCATTAGCCGTGATACCGGGGAAAGGTGCAGAACTTTATCAAGGATTGGGAATTGTGTTGACGGGAGGTTTGGCATTTTCCACGATTCTTACACCTACAGTAGTACCTGCATTGATGGGATTGTTACGAGACTTTTCCGGTAACAAGGAAATTGGAACAAAACAGTTGCAGGGAGTCGATGAAGTAGAAGTTACAAACGTTTAAATAACCTCACCCCTTCCCCTCTGCTTGTTAAGTAGAGGGGTGTTTCAATCTTTTTTTATCCCTAATCATTGATATTAGATTTATAGATTTGTAGGTTGGGTTAGACGCTTTTATAATTTAGGTTTGAGTTAAGAATTTATATAGCGTCGTAACCCAACATTGTTAGTAGTTGTAAATAATGCGGGATATTTTGATTTATCTTCAATATTTATGTTGGGTTACGACACCATAGGAAAAATTCTCGTAATAATCAAGTTTGATTTTGGTGTCTAACCCAACCTACGAATAACTACTGAAAAAATTTTTACTATACGCCATTGACAAAACATGAACTGAACTCATATTATTTAAATGTGAGCAAAGTTCACTTTTGAGCATAAGTTGATGTTTGCTCCAGAGTAGAAGAAAAGAAATTTTAATTTATTTACGAGGTAAAAACATGATGACTTCTGAAATTATCCAACTAGAAAAATCCCAAATTGACAAAGCATCTCAAATTCTTGCTACTGCATTCAATCAAGATCCATTTTTTCAGCATGTGCTGCCTCAAGAGGGTAAAGATAAATTATTGTATGGTTTATGGAAAAATATCTTACGGTATTGTCAGCCTCATCACTCTACATATACCACTCCCGAACTTAAAGGGATTGCAGTTTGGATTCCACCAGCAGATTACCCTATAAATCCTCTAAGATTTCTACTCGCAGGATTTTACAAACTTCCTTTCCAGATTGGTTTGAAAAGAATGAGAAACTTTAGCGTATTTAGATTACTTGAAAAATACCACAAACAAGATATGTCTGTACCCCATTGGTATCTGCTTGGATTGGGAGTTTCACCCGATTATCAAGGACAAGGAATTGGTGGTTCACTTATTCAACCGATTCTCAAACAGGCAGATGAACAAGGCTTACCTTGTTATCTAGAAACAGATACACATGGGGCTGTTCGCTTTTATCAAAGACATGGTTTTGAAATCCTTAGAGTTGGCGAAGAACCCGTCCAGTTTTGGACAATGAAACGCGAACCTCGAATTAGTAATAACCCTGGTACTTGAGCAAACCAGAATTATCGGGTGGAGAAGAGATGGGGAAATACTAAGCCACTGCTTTAGTGGGGTTGGGGACTTACGCAAACCGAAATTGTCATTAATATTGATGTTGGGTTACGACACCATGAATAAAATAATCGTTCAAATCAAGCTTCATTTTGGTGTCTAACCCAACCTACAAATTCCTAAAGGTAGCGAACATATCCTTCACTTAGAACAAGCCCTCAGCTTAGTACTCGAACAAGCCAAGATTGCCGGGTAAAGCTAGAGAGGGGGAAGAATTATTGTTTTGTTACTACCCCTCATGACTTAATTATTTTAAAGCAGTTCTGAATTGGTTGAGAATACTACGGGTTGCCATAAATTCTGGATCGGCAGCAAGTTTTTTCAGAGTTTCGATATCGCTTTGCTTAATTATTGCGTTGTAGGCGTTGATAGTCGCGCTGAATTTATTAATATCTACATTCGTCTGATTGTTTTGTATGCGAATCATTCGCTGCATAGACTTGGTAAGTCTTTGAATTAATCGCGAATTTACTCCAGCTTTTTCAAGGAAATTTTGTACTCTACGAGAATCTGTTCTAGCTGTGAGGATAGCGACAACAGCAGCAGTGGGAGAAAGCTCTGCACTATCTATCCTAATAATGTCGTCAAAATTACCATCATTAGTACTATTGGTTTTATCATCGGAACTGCTAATATTTTCACCGCCACTAGTGCCAACGGCTTCATCAATTGCGACTTGGTTAATTACTCTAATCGCAACTGCATTCAAATTTACTTGCCCTGCTGCTGATACATTTATTTGAACACTAGAACTATTGCCACGATTAAAGTTCCCACCACCAAAACTAGAGGAGTCTACGCTGCTTCCATTAACTACTCCTTCACCAGCATTAACTTTTGTAGGCATAGCGCTCATTAAAGAAGCCACCATTATTAACGCTAAACTCAAGTTTAAAGATAATTTTTGCTTTTTCATGATTGTTATATTTATGTTTAATTCAGCAACGCCAATATGTTAGAGCTAAAACTTAATCGCATAACCCGCGCTCAAGCTGATACCAATACCGTCATCTAAGTTATCGGTAACATCGGTAAATATAGCGTTAATGACTATAGGAGTTTGTTTGAGGGGAGCAAAAGAGCCACCTATATTTAACCGATTTCCAGTCCAACTACTTACCCAAGCGACTTCTGGAGCAGTTCTGATACCGATACTGCCGAAAACATTGGCGGAATTATCACCGGCTCTAAGTGCCCCTTTGGAACGAAAAGTACCGCTGCCTACACCCACGGAAACGGTTAGAGGCATTGTATTATCTGGGTCATTCGGTTGCAAATCAAATGACTTGGTAACTACTCCGTAGATTGTGTCTTTGGCATTATTGGAATCTCCCCAAGTCACGGGATTTGAGTAACCAACAGCAACTGCTGCACCGTCGCCAAGGTATTTATGGACTTTAACCCCTAAAGTACCGCTGTCTCCAAAGTCAAAGTCACTATCACCACCGCCAACGCTAGTAATATTGGCATTAACTTCAACACCTACACTTTTAACTGCGTCTCCCAAACCAAAACCAACTGATAAAGAGCCATCGGTGCGCCCATCTTCTAAAGGAAAAAATAAACCACCACCTATATAAGCTTGTCCCCAACTTGCACCGTAAGCAGAAGGTGTACCTGCCGTAGAACCGGGCGCGCCACCAAAACTAACCCCATCTACAGCGATTGGATCGATTAAAAGTTCTTGGCGTAATCTATTCGCTTCTCCCAAAGTGTCTCCTATAACTTCAGAAGAGTCTGTTTGAGCTATTTTTTGGGTAAATTGTTTTTTATACGCACGCAATTTATCTGCTACTGATGGAGCTTCTTCTTTTCCTGTCAATAATTTGGAAGACAAGCGAACGGGTTGTAGCAGTCGTTGTTTTTCAGCTTTAGTTAGTTCGGAATAATTCTTTAGATTATAAGAAGACGAAATTTTTGCCGAGCTATCGGAAATCGAACTAACTTCAGATAAATAATCTTCTTGATGTATTGTGCCAAATACGGGTTTTTGCCAGGAAATTGTAGTAATTAAGAGGGAAATTGTTAGATTTATACTTAAACAAAAATATGACAATAAATTGGCTGTATTATTACGTATGTTGTTTTTATGCATTACCAATATAAAAATATTTGAATATTTATACCCAAAATACGAGCAAATTTTTGATTTTTCAGTGGTTTGACGGCGCTTGTTAAACCAACTTTGCTTGTATTCATCTGAAACAACTTAACTAAATAAATATATAAGCCGATTCAATGTCTTTTTTAAGCTTTTATCAAGCAGATGTCTTCAGTGTTATTACTTATGCAATAATTTAGACTAAAAGTAATTGCTCAAATTAAAAAGTTCCCTATAAATCTCTCTGCAAAAAGGAAAGAGATTTTGAAATCTCTATTGCTTGGTTTCATGAAAATTGGTGGGTAAGGGGGAAGAAGAGGTAGAGGGGGTAGAAGAGGTAGAGGGGGTAGAAAATATTTTAATTACTATATACCACTCAGAGTTAATGAAAAAGAGTATTAGAGAGAAGCTATTTTCATCAAATTATTTCACTTGAGTGCATAAGTGAAGAAACCCTGTCCCTAGATATTTAATGAAACTGCAAGTTGACTATCACAGTTAACTGTTAATCAATTAAAAAGGAGAATTTTACAATGGCACCTCGAGCTTTAAGTCGTGGAATGAATGGTTCTGATGTAGAACGTTTACAAGCAGACTTATCTGCAAAAGGATATGAAGTTAGCGTTAATGGAAATTTTGATGAATACACTGAAAATGCAGTCAAATCATTTCAAAAGGATAATGGTTTGAATGTAGATGGAGTTGTCGGAGCCGAAACTGGGATGAAATTAGGCGCTCCTGTTTAATCTAAACTGAACTATAGCGGGTTGGAATTAAACCCGTTATATAAATTTTTCTTTTTGACAGGAATGGTCGCAAGTGTCACACAACGTGGGTGGTGCCGTACACTGATTGCTTTATTATTCCCTTAACAATTAATCTGTGTACAAGCAACGGCAATAAAGGGGGAAGAAAATCTACACCCCTTTTTGTCTCCCCTACAAGCAAAATGTGCCAGTTGCGGCCATTCCTATTTGATTATGAAATAGTTGTTTATTACCAATTACCAATTACCAGCCCTGACAAATATGATAAGTCTTTAATAAAGATAATATTATAGCTTTCTATTTCTGAGAAAAAGCATGAAGAAATTTATATATCCATTAGTTGCTGTAGCTTTATCAAGTATTGCTATAAGTTCAATTACCATAGCTCAACAAAGAAAACCACGTTTTCAAAGCTACGTTGAATTTCTGAATTCTGAGGATACAACATCTTTAAATGTTCCTTTTTCAGAAGCTGTACGTGTCGGAAATATACTTTATCTTTCCGGAAATATCGGCAATATTCCAGGTGAAAAAAAGTTAGTAGAAGGTGGAATCAAAGCCGAAACTAAACAAGCAATGGAAAATATTAAACGAGTTCTTGAACGTAATGGTTCATCTTTTAATAAAGTTTTCAAGTGTACGGTAATGTTAGCTGATATTAAAGAATGGGCTGCGATGAATCAAGTTTATTCAACCTACTTCCCCAACAATCGCTTCCCTGCCCGCAGTGCTTTTGGTACAAGTGGTTTAGCTCTGGGAGCGAGAACGGAAATTACCTGTATGGCTACTGTTCGTTGAAGGAGGAAAGGGGAGAGGGGGAAGAAAGGGAAGAAAACTGCTCACTGCTCACTGCTAAATGCTTTGGTTAAATACATGGCAATTCCTTTTTCATAATAAGCAGCTTCGTTGATGAATACGGGATATACTATCTCCTCTCCTTGATAAAAAATTTCTTTGCCGTCAAAAGTAACAAACATCGGATTACCAGGATGCAATGGCTGGTAATCTTTAAACTGTAGTTGGGGGTGAATCATAGCTTTAATTTTGTCTTGCTCATCCCTGGGAAAATCAACTGTTCCGATTGCGGAATAGTAAGTAAAACTGGGGGGCACGGATAAGGGTTTTTCTTTTTCCTCAGCTTGAATATAATCCAAAATACTGTAAATTAATTTTTCTGTTTCCTGGAATAATTTCGCGTCTAATATACCATTTGCAACTGCTCCCACCTCAATGGTGATGCCTAATTCTGCTAAACTTCTTAAATGAGATGAATTTTTTTGTAGCGTATATAGTAATATTTTAACTTCAGGATTAATCTTCGTTAAATATGCAGCCAACCGTAGTAAATAAGGATTGCGACCGCACAAAATTATCGTTAATCCCATATTGGCAGTTGTGCTGTGCAAGTCAATGATTAAATCGATTTCCTCTTGCTCTATTTGTCGAGCAAGTTTTTTTGCTAATAATTGCTCGTGATTGTTTAATTGGGGATTTTCTAAATCTTGACGCTTGAAAGTTCGATTCAAATCTGTATCAATATACCTTCTGCCCATCGCAATTGCTTTTTCGTTTGCAATTAAAGCAATAGTTTCAACTCCCTGACGTTGAATCATTTGGGGAAATTGTTGAAATTTCTTAACTAAGAATACTCCTGTAAGCTCCCCGCCATGAGTTCCACCAATTAAAGCAACTCGTTTCACAGATGCAACCATAAATTATTCCTACCGATAATATTTGTCAGTGTAGAGAAAATTGGATTATCGCGTCTAGTATCCCGAAAGAATTCTAGCTGCTTTTGTCTTAGAAGAGGCAGAGCCTCTGGATATGCATTACAAGGCAGAGCCTTGTAACGAGAAACGAGAAATAAGATATTAAATGCATAAACCTAATTCTTGTTTCCCTATGAATTAACAACGAAACAAACAAAGAATTTTTACAAGGGAAATAACAGCCATGACTACATCATTAAAACCGATTAATTCTCAATCGGGTAGAGAAGAATTTCAATCAAAAGATAGCATTTTTAAAGATAAAAATTTGTTAATTGTTGTCACTATTACGATGATAGCAATTATGCCTTTGTTCAGTATAAGTCCAGTTCTTTCAACTATCGCTACAGGATTAAATATATCTTCTACTCAATCTGGATTAATTATGGCTGCTTATTTAATTCCAGTTGCACTTGGTACTCCGATATTTGGGGTTTTAGCTGACAAGTTTGGTTTTAAAAAGATTATTATTCCTTCTTTGCTAATCTTCGCTTTGGGTGGTATTTTATCTGCTTTTGCTCCTAACTTTCGCTCTTTAGTTGAAGGTCGAATTTTACAAGGGCTTGGTGGTGCTTCTTTGGAAGCTTTAGTACTAGCAATAATTGGTAGTTTATATGGTGGAAAAAAATTAACGGCTGCAATGGCTTTGAATGCCGGTGCAATTGGTGTTGGTTCAACTATTTATCCTATATTGGGAGGTGTTTTAGCTTCTTTGAATTGGAGATACCCATTCGCACTATCATTATTAGCAATTCCTGTTGCATTGTTAGTCAGCTTAAAACTTAGATTGCCTAAAAGACAGAAGAATACTGAAAAATTTCAACTCGGTAGTTACGTTAAAAATATACTCAAAAGTATTAACAATCGAAATGTTTTAATGTTGTTTTTTGCGGTAATTACTTTGTTCATGGTCGAGTTCGGAGCATTCTATACCTTTACTCCAGTCTTTGCAGGGGAAAAATTAGGAGCAAGTAGTGCAGTAATTGGAATGGTATTAACCACAAATGCTTTATCGTTGACAGTCTTCTCTTTCTTCGTTACTTTATTTGCTCACAAAGTTTCCGAAATCAAATTAATTCAAATATCTTTCGTTATCTTTGCAGTTGCTTTGTGTATTATCCCCACAGTTAATTCAATTCCGATGCTTGTAATTCCTTGCGTTTTAATTGGATTAGTTGAAGCTCTAGCGTTTCCTTCCTTACAATCTTCCATCGCTAAACTTGCTCCTCAAGAATACCGCTCCGGTTTCATGTCTCTTAACGTCACAATTCAAGCAATCGGTAGAGCAATAGGCCCGGTTTTTGCGGGAATCCTCTTCGGAATTTCGGGAATCGCAGCAGTTTGTTTCATCGGTGCTGCTGTAACTGTAATCTCAATAGCAATCTTCAGCTTATTCATCAATGTCAAATCTCGTAAAGCTTAATTATGTTCAAATCACAATTGGTAGTGGTGTTGATGTTAACCTTCCATTACCAATTACAAATCTTTCAAAATAGGCAACCGCGAAGAATAATTAAATATTTTGTTAATAACCCAAAATTGTTGTAGAGACGTAGCAGTGCTACGTCTCCCTTAATTTATGGTTGTCCGAAAATCGCGATCGCGTTGCGGAAGTTAAAAGAGAACGTTCTACTTCTGACGGTTTATTTATATCAATATTTTCTATAGTGCGATAAATTTCATCTGTTAGGACATTAAACTCGCTAAAGTCTCCACCAACTAACTTTAATTTGACTAACTGTAAATAATAATTCTTAGAATTTTTAGCTATAGCCCGAATGGTAGTTAATTTAAGTAATTCTAAATAAGCACCAAGCAGCCATAAAACTAAATATATTGACCATAATTTTTCATTCGCAAAAGACTTGTAAGCATTGCTAATTAATCCATCTGCCGAATTAATATATGCCAGAGTTGTTTCTTGCAAACATTTTTGTATATCGTAAGCTTGATTCGCGGTATGATGCAAATAGCTAAAATGACGTTTGATGCCGTGAGAAGTACCAATATGATTGAAATAATTCTCCGAGCTAAAAAAAGCTAATTCTGGAATATCGTAAATTTCTGCCATTGCTCGCATAGTTTCCGAAGTTTCCAAAATCATTGACTCACCAATTGCAAAACGAGGATGATTATTAGCTTCAAAAATAATTACAGAAAGTCCGTTACGAGCCAGAATTGCTCCTAATGTCGAACCAGCAATTCCAGAACCTATTATGGCTACATCGTATTTTTTCATGTTACAAATTAGTCAATTTTGGATTTGATTAATTACCAGTACTTACTTGAAAAAACGTGGTGTAAAAGCATTGCGGCTGAAATTACAATGGGAAACGCAGAGGAGTTAAAGGATTTGTTGTTCGACTGAGTGCGTAAGCGTGACTGATTCTGGCAAGAATGAATACTCCACCCAAAATAGCTACTGTAGTTTTATCAATACCGCTAAGTTCCAACAGAGCCAGCAAAATCAAGAATATCGGCGCATTTTCTATTAGATTTCCGTGTACGCGGATTTTTCTGGCTAGAACTTCATTTCCTCCGTCTCCAATCCCGACTTTATGTTTAAATCGTGCAAAACCAACTAAACCAGCTAAAAACACCTGTAGCAATGCAAGGATACTTGCACAACCTGCTGCAATGACTGGAAAATTCATTATTATTACTTCCTTAAAACCCTAATAAGGCTTGTCATAACCACTATGACGTTTTTGAAGCGATGAGAGACTAACCAAAAGTTTAGTTCTAAGTATGGGTTGAATTGTGTAGCTTGTTTAACTTAAACCAAATACACTTGCGTAAAATCTACTCTTTCCCTTCTCTTTAATAAGGAGAGGAGGTGAGGTAGAATTTGTATTGCATTTAACTAAAACCACTATAGTTGCTATTTCTCAACAATGTAGAGACTTTGAACCTATCCCACTAATAATATTTTTGCTGAAAAGCCCAAATATTTTTAAAGATAAAAGGGAAAATAATAAAAAATCAAAATTACAAAATCTCTAATTCTCTTGCTTTAGCAACTGCTTGAGAACGATTTTTGACTCCTAACTTGCCGTATATTCTATTTGTATGCCATTTAATCGTAGCTAAACTGACGAAAAGTTGATTAGCAATTTCTTGATTTGATAAACCTACCGACACATGATGCAAAACTTCTAATTCTCTTTCGCTCAAGGGTTCTATTAAAAGTTTATTTTTTAAGCTTTCTACTGAATTTGTATTTGTAGAAGCTGCGATTAGTTGGTTTACGTATTGCGGATATTTTTTTCGTAAAGCTGCTTTCTTTAATAAATTTAACATGGGTTTGTTTTTTTATTATTCCTATCTATTCCTATTACCCATACCAAATCTGCATATCCTCTGACACCCAACCCCTAAGAATAAATAACGAGTTAAAAAATCTGCGGGGAAAAATGTCAATTTCTACAATCGAAAGATTAAATCCATTTGTAAAAGAAGTAATTAGCAATCCTTATCCTTACTACAGTCGGTACAGAAAAGCAGATCCGGTACATTGGGGAGTTGCAGCAAATCCTAAGTTAGATGGTGCTTGGTATCTGTTCCGCTACCGGGATGTAATGAAGGTAATGGAAAGTCCTAAGTTTGGTAGAGAAGCTAGCAAAGTCAGAAATGATGGCGCAGGGGCACCAGTACCAAAGGCTTATCGGGGATTTAGTTCGATGGTGAGTAATTGGATGGTGTTCCGCGATGCACCTACTCATACTAGATTAAGAACTATTGTAAATAAAGTATTTTCTGCGAAAATGGTAGAGAATCTCAGACCTGCTATTATCGGAATCGCTGATTGTCTGCTAGATAGAGTTCATCTGCAAGGTGAGATGGATTTAGTTGAAGACTTTGCTTTTCCTTTACCAATTATGGTTATTGCAGATATGTTGGGTGTTGACCCCAAGGATAGACCTTTATTTAGAAAATGGGCTTTGGCTTTGCAACACGCTAGTGCTTCCCGATTGACTCCATCCCCGGAAGTGTACGAACAAGCGGAAGCAGCAACGCAAGGGTTTATTGAATATTTTAAAAAAGAAATTGCGAAAAGACATCAAGAACCAGGAAAGGATTTAATTACGGCTTTAGTTAAAGCTAGAGATGAAGGTAACAAATTAAACGACGAGGAAATATTAGCTACATGTATTCATTTATTAACTGCGGGTCATGAAACCACAGTCAATTTGATTAGTAAAGGAATATTGGCTCTATTGCGTAATCCCAGACAACTAAAATTGTTGCGATCGCACCCGGAATTAATGCCAGCAGCAGTAGAAGAGTTGGTAAGATATGATTCACCGGTACAGATGATTAGCCGTTGGGCTTATGAAGATTTTGAAATTGACGGTAAAGTAATTAAACGCGGTGATAGCGTTAATTTAATTTTGGGTTCGGCAAATCGCGATGAGGAACAATTTGAAAACCCCGACGAATTAAACTTTGAACGAGAAGCAAAGAAACATTCTGGTTTCGGAAGCGGAATACATTATTGCTTGGGTTCATCCTTAGCACGTGCAGAAGTCACCATTGCATTAAATACTTTAATTAATAGACTTCCTAATTTGACATTGAAAGAAGATTCCATTGAATGGGCAAATAATATAGTCTTCCATGGACCAAAGCATTTACAAGTTGGGTTTCGTTCGCCCAGAGATGCAAAAGGAATGTGGGGACACGACCATGTTTGATAATTGTTAATTGGGCATGGGGGGTGGATTAACCATCCCCCATGCTCAATATTATGCAATAGTACCGAAAGTCGCACCCAACTGTTTTAACCATTTACGATAGGTAATAGTAGAGCGGTCGCTAGGTAAATGATATTCATCTGCCAAGTTTAGGGGTAAACGTTTTGGTTTTTGAGATTCGATGGCTTGAATATCTTGTTCAATGACCGCAAATGTAAAGTTTTTAAATTCTTGGTGTGGAACTTCATAGTTAAAGACCATCCACCTCCAAACTAAACACTCTTCTTCTTCTGTAGGGGTAACAGTAAAGAATATAGCCATACGTTGAGATTCAGTTCCTCGACGCAAGCAAGCGGTTAGGGGACGCAGAACATGGAAGTTTACAGGGTCGTTGTCTCCTTGTCTTTCTGAATCTATATCCATGTTAACTTGCCAAGTGTTAACTTCATGAATGTGAATACCATCTCCTTTGAGTTCTACTGTGTAGGTACCTTGTTCTGGATAGTCTGAATTCCCCAGGGTCCCATTATGTATGAAAGGAACGTGATTCATATCTATGAAATTTTCTAGAGTACGTGGAGCGCTAGAACGATGGAGAACACCATCAAAGAAAATTTTGTTGTAGAATTCGGGGTTATCCCACTCTGCTAAAAACGGTACATCCTGTTGTGGTATCCCCAAACAAACCCATACCATTCCATAGCGTTCTTGAAGGTGATATGTCTTAACGCAAGCTTTTGAACGCTTTGATGGTATTTGCTCTGGATGAGCGGGAATATGAGAACATTTACCTTCACCGTTAAATGCAAGACCGTGATAGGAACAAACCAAATTATCTTTTTCAATCCATCCTTTTGACAAACTCGCTCCACGATGAGGACAACGGTCTTCCCAAGCTAAGGCTTCTTTACCATTACGCCAAAGTAATACATCTTGTCCT comes from Rivularia sp. PCC 7116 and encodes:
- a CDS encoding N-acetyltransferase encodes the protein MMTSEIIQLEKSQIDKASQILATAFNQDPFFQHVLPQEGKDKLLYGLWKNILRYCQPHHSTYTTPELKGIAVWIPPADYPINPLRFLLAGFYKLPFQIGLKRMRNFSVFRLLEKYHKQDMSVPHWYLLGLGVSPDYQGQGIGGSLIQPILKQADEQGLPCYLETDTHGAVRFYQRHGFEILRVGEEPVQFWTMKREPRISNNPGT
- a CDS encoding aromatic ring-hydroxylating dioxygenase subunit alpha; this translates as MINDWHVVASSENLVEGKILKVRLLGQDVLLWRNGKEALAWEDRCPHRGASLSKGWIEKDNLVCSYHGLAFNGEGKCSHIPAHPEQIPSKRSKACVKTYHLQERYGMVWVCLGIPQQDVPFLAEWDNPEFYNKIFFDGVLHRSSAPRTLENFIDMNHVPFIHNGTLGNSDYPEQGTYTVELKGDGIHIHEVNTWQVNMDIDSERQGDNDPVNFHVLRPLTACLRRGTESQRMAIFFTVTPTEEEECLVWRWMVFNYEVPHQEFKNFTFAVIEQDIQAIESQKPKRLPLNLADEYHLPSDRSTITYRKWLKQLGATFGTIA
- a CDS encoding peptidoglycan-binding protein, whose product is MAPRALSRGMNGSDVERLQADLSAKGYEVSVNGNFDEYTENAVKSFQKDNGLNVDGVVGAETGMKLGAPV
- a CDS encoding aspartoacylase codes for the protein MVASVKRVALIGGTHGGELTGVFLVKKFQQFPQMIQRQGVETIALIANEKAIAMGRRYIDTDLNRTFKRQDLENPQLNNHEQLLAKKLARQIEQEEIDLIIDLHSTTANMGLTIILCGRNPYLLRLAAYLTKINPEVKILLYTLQKNSSHLRSLAELGITIEVGAVANGILDAKLFQETEKLIYSILDYIQAEEKEKPLSVPPSFTYYSAIGTVDFPRDEQDKIKAMIHPQLQFKDYQPLHPGNPMFVTFDGKEIFYQGEEIVYPVFINEAAYYEKGIAMYLTKAFSSEQ
- a CDS encoding MFS transporter, whose translation is MTTSLKPINSQSGREEFQSKDSIFKDKNLLIVVTITMIAIMPLFSISPVLSTIATGLNISSTQSGLIMAAYLIPVALGTPIFGVLADKFGFKKIIIPSLLIFALGGILSAFAPNFRSLVEGRILQGLGGASLEALVLAIIGSLYGGKKLTAAMALNAGAIGVGSTIYPILGGVLASLNWRYPFALSLLAIPVALLVSLKLRLPKRQKNTEKFQLGSYVKNILKSINNRNVLMLFFAVITLFMVEFGAFYTFTPVFAGEKLGASSAVIGMVLTTNALSLTVFSFFVTLFAHKVSEIKLIQISFVIFAVALCIIPTVNSIPMLVIPCVLIGLVEALAFPSLQSSIAKLAPQEYRSGFMSLNVTIQAIGRAIGPVFAGILFGISGIAAVCFIGAAVTVISIAIFSLFINVKSRKA
- a CDS encoding response regulator transcription factor codes for the protein MLNLLKKAALRKKYPQYVNQLIAASTNTNSVESLKNKLLIEPLSERELEVLHHVSVGLSNQEIANQLFVSLATIKWHTNRIYGKLGVKNRSQAVAKARELEIL
- a CDS encoding cytochrome P450 encodes the protein MSISTIERLNPFVKEVISNPYPYYSRYRKADPVHWGVAANPKLDGAWYLFRYRDVMKVMESPKFGREASKVRNDGAGAPVPKAYRGFSSMVSNWMVFRDAPTHTRLRTIVNKVFSAKMVENLRPAIIGIADCLLDRVHLQGEMDLVEDFAFPLPIMVIADMLGVDPKDRPLFRKWALALQHASASRLTPSPEVYEQAEAATQGFIEYFKKEIAKRHQEPGKDLITALVKARDEGNKLNDEEILATCIHLLTAGHETTVNLISKGILALLRNPRQLKLLRSHPELMPAAVEELVRYDSPVQMISRWAYEDFEIDGKVIKRGDSVNLILGSANRDEEQFENPDELNFEREAKKHSGFGSGIHYCLGSSLARAEVTIALNTLINRLPNLTLKEDSIEWANNIVFHGPKHLQVGFRSPRDAKGMWGHDHV
- a CDS encoding RidA family protein yields the protein MKKFIYPLVAVALSSIAISSITIAQQRKPRFQSYVEFLNSEDTTSLNVPFSEAVRVGNILYLSGNIGNIPGEKKLVEGGIKAETKQAMENIKRVLERNGSSFNKVFKCTVMLADIKEWAAMNQVYSTYFPNNRFPARSAFGTSGLALGARTEITCMATVR
- a CDS encoding NAD(P)/FAD-dependent oxidoreductase; this translates as MKKYDVAIIGSGIAGSTLGAILARNGLSVIIFEANNHPRFAIGESMILETSETMRAMAEIYDIPELAFFSSENYFNHIGTSHGIKRHFSYLHHTANQAYDIQKCLQETTLAYINSADGLISNAYKSFANEKLWSIYLVLWLLGAYLELLKLTTIRAIAKNSKNYYLQLVKLKLVGGDFSEFNVLTDEIYRTIENIDINKPSEVERSLLTSATRSRFSDNHKLRET
- a CDS encoding MAPEG family protein, which codes for MNFPVIAAGCASILALLQVFLAGLVGFARFKHKVGIGDGGNEVLARKIRVHGNLIENAPIFLILLALLELSGIDKTTVAILGGVFILARISHAYALSRTTNPLTPLRFPL